GCCTGGATCAGCACGTTCGGCACACCGCTGAGGCCGAAGCCGCCCACCGCCAGCGACGCGCCGTCCGGCACGTCGGCCAGCGCCTCCGCGGCGGAGGCGAAGACCTTGTCCATCCGAGGAACCCCATCCCTTGCCAGGCGACCCGCTCAGCATTTAGTCAGCGCACTGAGTATCTGCACGAGATGATGCCCCTGTCCAGTACTGTTCAGAGGTCCCATGAAAATCAGTGCACCGATGAAATGACCGGGGGAGCGCTCATGGCCGCCGTGGATCTCACCACCCATCCCGGGCATCTGGCCCGGCGGCTCCAGCAGGCGCACCACCTGCTGTGGAACACGATGGTCTCGGAGGAGACCACCTCGCCGCAGTTCGCGGTCCTCAACGCGCTCGTCGCCGAGCCCGGGCTGGACCAGCGCACCGTGGGGGAGCGGGTCGGGCTGGACCGCTCCACCGTCGCCGAGGTGATCGGCCGGCTGATCCGGCGCGGACTGCTGGACAAGGTCCGCGACCCGGGGGACGGCCGCCGCTTCCTGCTGCGCCTCACCGGCGACGGTGAGCGCACCCACCGGAGGCTGACCGTGCGCACCGCGCGGATGAACCAGGTGCTGCTGGCCCCCCTCGACCCGGGGGAGCAGGCGGTGTTCATCGACCTCATCCGGCGCGTGGCGGACGCGGCCGAGGGGCTGCGCGACCCCGCCCCCTCCCTGACCGCCCCCGCTGACCCGGCGGACCGCTCCGGTCAGTCCGCCTCCGCGTACACCACCCACACCTGACCGCGCGCGAAGTTCAGCGGGGCGCCCCCTCGGGTGGTGAACGAGGTGCCGTCCGCGGCGGCGGGGCGGTCCCAGCGCGCCTCGTACGTCCGTCCGCCGCGCGCGACGGTGGCCTTCCCCGAGCCCACCGTCTCTGTGTACGGGGTGTTGCTGCCGAGGAAGTCCCGGTATCCCGACGGGCGCACGGTCACGTACTGCACGACGACCGTGGCGGGCGCGAGCCGCTCGCCCTCCGGGGTGACCGCGGGGGCGCCGTCCATCGAGACCAGCCAGCGGTCGCGCGAGCCCGACCAGGTGAAGGTGAAGCGCGCCGCCGGATAGCGCACCGTCAGCTGGTTCTCGGACCTGCCGTCCGCCGGGGGCCGGCCGTAACGGAAGCCTGTGGTCAGGGCGGCCTCACCGGGCGGCCGCGCCATGACCCGCTCCGGCCGCGCGTAGAGGTTGTGCGGGACAGGGCGTGCGGTGTTCCTGAAGAACGCGGCGGCATCCGACTCGGGCGTCACCGCCTCCAGCGGTGCCCGGTCGATCACCGGCAGCAGCTTGCTCTGCGCCCCGGAGAAGAGCAGCACCGGCCGGTCGAACTGGCGCAGCAGTTCCAGATCGGACTCACGGGCGCTGCGCACCGGCCCGACCGACCCGGGCAGCTTGCCGGCGTACACCGCCATCAGCCGGCTCAGACCGCCCTCCACCTGCTCGGCGTACACCACGTCGGCGGAGTCCAGACCCGTCTGGGGCCGGGCGGCGGGGGCGTTGTCGATCTTCACGGCGAGCGCCGGG
The Streptomyces fungicidicus DNA segment above includes these coding regions:
- a CDS encoding MarR family winged helix-turn-helix transcriptional regulator, with protein sequence MAAVDLTTHPGHLARRLQQAHHLLWNTMVSEETTSPQFAVLNALVAEPGLDQRTVGERVGLDRSTVAEVIGRLIRRGLLDKVRDPGDGRRFLLRLTGDGERTHRRLTVRTARMNQVLLAPLDPGEQAVFIDLIRRVADAAEGLRDPAPSLTAPADPADRSGQSASAYTTHT
- a CDS encoding DUF3048 domain-containing protein; translation: MAAVGTERRARRRRGPVAGAVLAAVLAAGLAAGCTASDGPGDDGRGSPRPSPTQSREPGGAKSPPALAVKIDNAPAARPQTGLDSADVVYAEQVEGGLSRLMAVYAGKLPGSVGPVRSARESDLELLRQFDRPVLLFSGAQSKLLPVIDRAPLEAVTPESDAAAFFRNTARPVPHNLYARPERVMARPPGEAALTTGFRYGRPPADGRSENQLTVRYPAARFTFTWSGSRDRWLVSMDGAPAVTPEGERLAPATVVVQYVTVRPSGYRDFLGSNTPYTETVGSGKATVARGGRTYEARWDRPAAADGTSFTTRGGAPLNFARGQVWVVYAEAD